The Caldisericia bacterium genomic sequence GCTTATTAAATTTGCTAAACCAAGAGTTTCAGTAACAATAAGAAAAAATGCAAAAACAGGAATTAATCTTTTAGATGTTGGAATTTGTTTTCCTGCCATATCAACACCTATAATCTCATTTTCGCTCTCTATATTCAAAAAATATCCAAATTCTGTATGATAAAGTTCTTTTGCTATATATTCATATGCTTCTTTCATCTCCTCTTCTGTATTTGAATTTATAAAAATTTTTATAAGTTTACTTCTTTCTATATTTTCTGGAAAATATAAGCCAAATGAAATTTCTCCTCTTTCAATTAGTTTTTGTAAATCATTTACTGATTTTGCTTGTAAAATCATTACTTTTTGCTTTTCAAGAAAATAATAGACTCTTGTTAGAGGAACCTCTGAATAAATCCCAATCTTTATTTTATCTTCTTGAGTTTTTGGAAGAGCAAAATATATAATCAAGTAAGCGACAAGCCCAAGAATTGTAATTAAAGAAAAAAATCTGTTTTTGAAAAAGAGTGTTAAATCTTTTTTTGTAAGTGTTATTATATTTTTTAAATTCATTCCTTTAGACCTCTTCCTGTTATTTGTATAAAAATATCTTCGAGGGTGGCTTCTTCACTATGAACTGTAACTACTTTTTCACTTTTAAAAGTTTTTAATATTTCTTCAATAGATTCATCTCTATCAAGTATTATTTCTTTTTCATAAATTTCTCCATTTTCCTTTTGAAGTATTATCTTAAGGCCTCTTTTTCCAAATCTAGTTTTTAAATTTAGTGGATTATCAATAGCGACTATTTTTCCATTATTGATAAATGCAACTCTATCAGATAAAACATCTGCTTCATACATATCATGAGTTGTTAAAAATATTGTTTTTCCTTTTTTCTTTTCTTCAATAATTATTTTTCTAATATCTTCAGAAGAAACTGGGTCTAGACCTTGCGTTGGTTCATCAAGGAAAAGAATCTCTGGATCATTTACTAAAGAGCGAGCAACCATTAATCTTTGTTTCATGCCTTTAGAAAAAGTTTTAACTAAATCTTTCTCTTTTCCTTTTAATCCAACTTTTTCAAGAAGTTCATCTGGTTTAAAATTTTTTATTCCAAATAAATTTGCAAAAAGAATAAGATTCTCTTTTGCAGATAAATCTTCATACAAATTTGTATATTCAAAACAAACACCAATATGCTTTTGAACTTTTTTAGGCTCTTTTGATACATCAATTCCTAAAATTTTTGCTTCACCTTCATTTGGTTTAAGAAGCCCTATTAACATTTTAAAAGTGGTTGTTTTCCCTGCACCATTTGGCCCAAGAAAACCTAATATCTCTCCTTTGTTAACAAAAAAACTTATATGATCAACTGCAAGATTTTTTCCATAACTATATGTTATTCTATTTGCTTCTATAACTTTTTCCATAAAACCTCCTTTTGGATAATTATAACTGATTAGTCATATGACTATCAAGTCATGTTATTTAGATAATCCGTTTCTTAATAATTTAACAAAATAATTTTGAAGTTCTTTCAAAAAACTAACTGGAAGTTCTTTTGATGAAATTCCTTTATTTAATGCATAATCTATTATATATTTTTTGAAATTCATTACAGCGCCTTCCATAAAAATAAGAATCAAATCTATTGGTATATCATCTCTTACAAACCCATTCTTTTGGTTTTTTTCTATTATTAATTTCAAGCTCTCTCTAAATTTATTCAAAAAAAGTTTATTTATCTCTTCTTTAAATTGAATATCAAAACCAAAAAGTGCTCTTTCAAGAAGAAGATATTCATCTGGATATTCTAAGAAAAGTTTCCAATTTGATTCAAAGGATTCAATAAGATAATCAAAAACATTTATTTTTTCAAAATCAATTTTCTTTGAAATTTCAAACATTTTCTTTATTGCCTCTTTTATGGCATAAAAATACATATCTTTTTTATTAACAAAATATTGATACATACTGCCTTTAGATACTTTACATTCCTTTGCAACATCATCTATGTCGACCTTATCATATGGATTTTTTCCAAAATATTTTATAAGTGTTTTTAATATCTTTTTCCTCTTTTTAGCACTTAAATTAAAAAAAGTATTTTTTGGCATAAATTTTAATTCCTTCTTTTAAAATTATAACTCATTAGTCATATTCAAATCAAAAACTACAAATTCAAGTTTTACTTTTACTAAAATTTATGATAAATTATTATAGATTGTTGGAGGAAGTTAAGAATGAAGAAGGTAACACTTGATGAAGTATTAAACAAGCCTCTTTTTCCTATTATGTGGAAACTTGGATGGCCAGTAATGATTTCTTCTATTCTTGAAACTGTTTACCACCTTGCTGATACATTTTGGCTAGGACATCTACCACAGGGAGAAAGTGGAAATGCTGTAGCAGGTCTTCAACTTGCATTTCCTAGTATGTGGTTTTTAATTTCTTTTGCGTCTGGCTTTGCAATGGCAGGAGTTGCTCTTGTCTCTCAATATACAGGAGCAAGAGAACATGAAAAAGCAAATATTGCAGCATCTCAAGTTGTAACTTTAACTTTTATTTTTGGAACACTTCTTGGAATATTTGGATTCTTTTTTATCCCATTTTTAATAAATGTGTTAACAAATGCAAAAGAGTTGACCTTAGTTGCAAATACTTATCTTAAAGTTATTTTTTTAGGTTTTCCTTTTATGTTTTTAAATGGAATTTTTAGAGCAGTTATGGTTTCTTATGGAGATACCCTCACTCCTATGTATGTCTCTGTCTTTACAAATATTTTAAATATTTTTTTAGACCCAGTTTTAATTTTTGGTCTTGGCCCATTCCCTAAAATGGGAATAGTTGGTGCAGCTGTTGCAACAATATTTTCAATGTTTATTGCATCTGCAATTGCAATGTACTATCTTATGAGTGGAAAAAGGGGAATTCATGTTAAAAAAGAATATTTAAAACCAGATTTTATTTGGATTAAAAAAATATTTAAGATTGGTCTTCCTGCTGCAATAGGGCAAAGCGCTGAAGCATTTGGTTTTGTTGTTTTAACTGGAATTATTGGAAGATTACAACATGCAAGAGTTGCAATTGCAGCATATGGAATAGGCGATAGACTACTCTCATTTTCTTTTATTGCAATTGATGGGCTTGCTACAGGTCTTACAACAATAATTGGACAATCGCTTGGTGCAGATAGAATTGATAGAGCATCTTTTGCAGCGAAAAGGGGAATGTTTTTTATGTTTATTGTTTTATGTATAGAGACTTTTGTGTTAGTTTTATTTAGAAAACAATTAGTGATGTTATTTATTCCTAATGAGATAGAAATTATTGAAGAAGGTGGAAGATTTATGCTTTATTTTGCACCAGCAATTCCATTGTTTGGAGTGATAAGAGGTATTATGTCAGCATTTCAAGCATCTGGACATAACACTCCAAATATGATTATTGCATTTTTAAGATTATGGGGATTAAGAGTTCCTTTAAGTTATATTTTTGGTTTTACACTAAAAATGAATTCAACAGGTGTATGGATTGGAATGACTTTAAGTAATTTTATAACTGCTCTTGTTGCAACATTTCTATTTCTAAAAGGTGGTTGGAAAAAGAAGGTCATTGAAGAAAAAGTTGAGGTTTTGGTTTAAAAATAATTATGAAGAGTTTAATAAATTTAATAGAGAAGTATAGTTCCTATTTTTTGATTTTAGTTGTAATTTTTGGAATTTTATTTCCATATTTTGAAATTTTTTCCAAATATATTACATATTTTTTAATGATTATTCTTTTAATAACATTTTTGAAAGTTGATTTTAATTGTATAAGAATCTATATAAAAAAACCTCTTTTAGTCTTATATATTCTTTTAATAAATTCAATCATAACACCAATAATTATTTATCTTGTATATAGATCATTCACCTCAGATTACTATTTTTTAAGTGCGCTTATGCTTTTAGCTCTTGTTCCAACTGGTGTTGCTGCATCTGCGATGACAGACTTATCAAATGGAAACACTCTTCTCTCTGTTTTAATAACTATCTTAACTCATATTTTAGCACCAATATTAATTCCAATTTTCTTTTTTATACTTTTTAGAAAAGTAATAAAATTAGATTATTTTCAAGTTTTTATAACAATCTCAAGATTAATTTTCATCCCATTGATATTATCATTTCCGATAAAAAAATATTTTAAAGGTTTTACAAATTTTATAGGAAACAATAGCAAAATAATTACTTTGATTTTTGTTACTCTTCTATCTCTTGGAATTATTTCAATTACAGCTCAATATATTAGAAATAATCCTTTATTAGTTATAAAATATATTTTAATTTTATATTCTGAATTTATTTTATTTCAAATTATAAACTTTTTTGCACCTTTCTTTTTAAAAATTCCAGATAGAATAGCAATTTCTAATTCAAAGACATTCAATAATATTGCAATAGCAACTGTTCTTTCACTCCAATTTCTAGATCCTAAAAGTAGTTTAATAGTTATATTAGGTCAAATACCTTGGCCAACTATGTTGATACCTTTGAATATTCTTTTATATTTAACAAAAAATAAAAATAGTTCTTAAAGTTCTCCTATATCTTCAAGCCATAATTCAGGTTTTTCATTAATAAATTTTTTCATTAACTCTTTACATTCATCAAGATCTAAATCAATAACTTCAACTCCATGTTCTTCAAGAAATTTTCTATCTCCAGAAAAAGTTTCTGATTCTCCAACAATTACTTTTTTAATTCCAAATTGAACAATTGCACCAGAACATAAATAACATGGCATAAGAGTTGTGTATAAAATTTTGTCTTTATAACTTTTTATTCTTCCTGCGTTTCTTATTGCAACAATTTCAGCATGTGCAAGTGGATCATTATCTTGAACTCTTCTATTATGACCTTTTCCTAAAATTTTTCCATCTTTACTCACTAAAACTGAACCAATTGGTATTCCACCTTCTTCTAAACCCTTTTTTGCCTCTTGAATTGCAATTTCCATAAATTGATCAAGATTCTTTCTCATATTTTAATTTTATTATAAATTTATTATTGTTTTAAATATTCATTTCTCTTCTTAAATCAAGAAATCTTTTTGTTGCTTCACCAAAATTAAAATTATAATTAAAATCTTTCAAGGTACATTCAATTCCAGAAATAGTCACAAGCAAATCATTTGAATTCATAAATCCCATATGTCCAATTCTAAAACCTTTACCTTTTAGATCTCCAAACATTCCTGCAAGTTCAATATTATATCTTTCTCTTAATCTATTTACAAAATTTTCTCCATTTATATTTTCTGGAAGAAGAATAGCAGTAACACAAGGAGATGAATCTTCATCGTTTGCA encodes the following:
- a CDS encoding ABC transporter ATP-binding protein encodes the protein MEKVIEANRITYSYGKNLAVDHISFFVNKGEILGFLGPNGAGKTTTFKMLIGLLKPNEGEAKILGIDVSKEPKKVQKHIGVCFEYTNLYEDLSAKENLILFANLFGIKNFKPDELLEKVGLKGKEKDLVKTFSKGMKQRLMVARSLVNDPEILFLDEPTQGLDPVSSEDIRKIIIEEKKKGKTIFLTTHDMYEADVLSDRVAFINNGKIVAIDNPLNLKTRFGKRGLKIILQKENGEIYEKEIILDRDESIEEILKTFKSEKVVTVHSEEATLEDIFIQITGRGLKE
- a CDS encoding TetR/AcrR family transcriptional regulator, translating into MPKNTFFNLSAKKRKKILKTLIKYFGKNPYDKVDIDDVAKECKVSKGSMYQYFVNKKDMYFYAIKEAIKKMFEISKKIDFEKINVFDYLIESFESNWKLFLEYPDEYLLLERALFGFDIQFKEEINKLFLNKFRESLKLIIEKNQKNGFVRDDIPIDLILIFMEGAVMNFKKYIIDYALNKGISSKELPVSFLKELQNYFVKLLRNGLSK
- a CDS encoding MATE family efflux transporter, which gives rise to MKKVTLDEVLNKPLFPIMWKLGWPVMISSILETVYHLADTFWLGHLPQGESGNAVAGLQLAFPSMWFLISFASGFAMAGVALVSQYTGAREHEKANIAASQVVTLTFIFGTLLGIFGFFFIPFLINVLTNAKELTLVANTYLKVIFLGFPFMFLNGIFRAVMVSYGDTLTPMYVSVFTNILNIFLDPVLIFGLGPFPKMGIVGAAVATIFSMFIASAIAMYYLMSGKRGIHVKKEYLKPDFIWIKKIFKIGLPAAIGQSAEAFGFVVLTGIIGRLQHARVAIAAYGIGDRLLSFSFIAIDGLATGLTTIIGQSLGADRIDRASFAAKRGMFFMFIVLCIETFVLVLFRKQLVMLFIPNEIEIIEEGGRFMLYFAPAIPLFGVIRGIMSAFQASGHNTPNMIIAFLRLWGLRVPLSYIFGFTLKMNSTGVWIGMTLSNFITALVATFLFLKGGWKKKVIEEKVEVLV
- a CDS encoding nucleoside deaminase, with translation MRKNLDQFMEIAIQEAKKGLEEGGIPIGSVLVSKDGKILGKGHNRRVQDNDPLAHAEIVAIRNAGRIKSYKDKILYTTLMPCYLCSGAIVQFGIKKVIVGESETFSGDRKFLEEHGVEVIDLDLDECKELMKKFINEKPELWLEDIGEL
- a CDS encoding ABC transporter permease, with amino-acid sequence MNLKNIITLTKKDLTLFFKNRFFSLITILGLVAYLIIYFALPKTQEDKIKIGIYSEVPLTRVYYFLEKQKVMILQAKSVNDLQKLIERGEISFGLYFPENIERSKLIKIFINSNTEEEMKEAYEYIAKELYHTEFGYFLNIESENEIIGVDMAGKQIPTSKRLIPVFAFFLIVTETLGLANLISEELENKTIFALLSTPVTIGEIFFSKSIIGLITTLIPSILFTIITTGFKSFPLIFLILFLGSLFSISIGFLIGSIANDMMSIIGYGFLVFVIFLIPSFNILAPGSLTGWVKLIPSHYITDALHKIINFSSSLEEINLNILILIFTSAILFLFGSFFLKRRLT